The genomic stretch TGGCAGGATACGCCGGTCAATCCCGAGGACTACCTCGACTTCAAGATCCCGCCAGGGACGCCACTCTCGGATGGGCCGCTGTGGTTCCCGGGGGCCGGCGGGGGCGCGAAACCAGCGCCGGCCGCACCGACGGCGACGCCGACGCCGACCGAGACGCCGACGCCGACGAACACGCCGACGGTCACGCCGACACCGACGATTACGCCGACGCCGACGTGGACGCCGACGCCCACGCCGACGCCCCGTCCGCCGACGCGGACGCCGACGCCGCTGCCCCGGGCGTACTAAGCGGGGAGGAGGGAGCCCCGCCCGGCCTCACTGCCCCGCCGGGGGAGGAAGGATAAGGGAGGAGGGAGCCCCGCCCGGCCTCACTGCCCCGCCGGGGGAGGAGGGATATGGGAACAGGGAGCCGGGAGCCGGGGGCGGGTGGTAGGCTGGGGGCGGCCGGCGGGATGGTGCGCCGGCGGAATCTGTTCTTGGGAGCAGGCCTGTGGCTGGAATTGAGCGGCAGTATGAGCTCGTTGTTATCGGCAACGGGGCGGCGGGCGACAACATCGCCCGGACGCTCGGGCGGCAGGGCCGGAAGGTGGCGCTGGTGGAGAAGGCGCACCTGGGCGGCGAATGCCTGAACGACGGCTGCGTGCCGAGCAAGGCGCTGATCGAGATTGCGCGGGAGGCGCGCCGCCACCCGATTTCCTGGACGGAGGCGCTGGCGCGGGTGCATGCGGTGCAGCTGCTGGTCCGCGGCAACGACCCCGGCGGCGGCTTCGACCGCGACGGGGTGGACCTGTACTGGGGCGAGGCGCGGTTCCTCGCGCCCGGCCGGGTGGCGGTCGGCGATGACGTGCTGGTTGCGCCGGACGTGGTCGTGGCGACGGGCACAGAGCCGGGGCTGCCGCCGATCCCGGGGCTGGCCGAAGCGCGCCCGCTGACGAACCGGACGATCTTCCGGGTTGCGCAGCTGCCGCGCCGGCTGGCGGTCATCGGCGGAGGGCCGATCGGGCTGGAGCTGGGGCAGGCGCTCCACCGGCTCGGGAGCGAGGTGACGCTGTTCGAAGCGCTGGACCGGATCGCCGCGACCGAGGAGCCAGAGGTGTCGCTGGAGCTGCAGCGGATCTTCGAGGCGGAGGGCATCCGGGTCGTCACCGGCGCGAAGCTGGCGCGGGCGGAGCGGCTCGCCGATGGCACGGTGGCACTCGAGACGGCCGACGGCCGGTTTGTGGTCGACGACGTGCTGGTCGCGGCAGGGCGGAAACCGGTCATCCCGGCGGGGCTGGCCGAGCTGGGGCTGGCGCGCGACAGCCGGGGGTTCATTGCCATCGAGCCGTGCGGGCGGACGAGCGTACCGGGGACGTGGGCGGCCGGCGACGTGACGGGCAAGTTCCAGTTCACGCACTACGCTGCGTACCAGGCGCACCACATTGCGAAGCACATCGCTGAGGGGGTGTGCGAACCGATCCCGGACGCGATTGTGCCGTGGGCGATTTTCACCGACCCGGAGATTGGGCACGCCGGGATGACGGAGGCGCAGGCGCGGGAGCGGGGGCTGGCGGTGGCGACGGGGATGCTCGCTGCACGGGAGCTGGACTGGTTCCGGACGACGGGGCAGGTGGAGGGCTTCGCGAAGGTGGTGGTCGACGCGGAGACGGGCGCGCTGCTGGGGGCGCACTTCCTCTGCGCGCGGGCGAGCACGCTGGCCGGCGAAGCCTGCCTTGCCATCCAGCACGGGCTGACGGACCGGCAGGTTGCGGGCACCATCCACCCCTACCCGACGGCGGGCGAACTGTTCCGGTGGGCCTGCGCGCGGGCGGTCTCGGGGCGGCAGCGGGGGTAATTGCGCGGAGCGGGCGTTCGCGGCTACGCTCGCACACATGTTCGAACGGGATGCGCAGGGGCTGCGGGAGCGGCTCCGGGCTGCGCTGCACCAGCCGGTCCGGCGGGATACCGGGGCGTTCGACCGGAGCGTGACGGAGCGGGCCGACCTTTCGCGGTTGGGGGGCCGGTGGTTCGAAACGCCGCTGGGGCCGGCGTACGTGATTGAAAGCGTGTACGATGCCGGGCATTACCACGGTGAGGTTCCGCTCCGGCGGGCGCTGGCGCTGCCGCTCGGGCGGCTGGCGCAGCAGGTGCGCGATGCTCGGCTGGCGGAGCTGGAGCCGGCGCGGCTGCGGTTCGTGGACACGGAGACGACCGGGCTGGGCGGGGCAGGGACGATGGTGTTCCTCTGCGGCGTGGCGCGATTCGAGGGGACGGAGCTGCGGCTGCGGCAGTACCTGCTGCCGGGGCCGGAGTACGAGGGCGGGCTGCTCGGCGGACTGGGGGAGGAGCTGGAGGAGGCGGGCGGGCTCGTGAGCTACAACGGCAAGGCGTTCGACATCCCAGCGCTGGAGACGCGGTACGTGCTCGCGCGGATGCGGCCGCGGCTGCGCGACCTGCCGCACCTCGACCTGCTGCACCCGAACCGGCGCCTCTTCAAGGGGGCGTTCAGCTCACACCGGCTGGCGGTGGTGGAGCGGGAGCTGCTGGGATTTGAGCGGGAGGACGACTGCCCGTCGGCGGAGGTGCCGGAGCGGTACCGGTGGTTCGCGCGGACGGGCGACCCGACGCACATTCTGCCGGTGCTGCGGCATAACGCGTGGGACGTGCTCTCGCTGGTGGCGCTGGCGGCGTATTTGGGGTCATCGTGCGATGACCCGGGCCGGCCGCTGCAGGCGGCGCGGGCAGCAGCGTACGCGGGCGACTGGCTGGAGGCCGCGAGGCGGTACGAGGCGGCGATTGCGCAGGGGCTTCCGCGGGCGGAGCGGCTGGAGGCGCTGGAGCGGGCGGCGCGGGCCTACCAGAAAGCGGGGGCGTGGGAGCAGGCGGCGGCGTGCTGGGAGCGGCTGCTGGCGGAGCCCAGGTCGCGGCGGGTGGCGCCGTACGTGGAGCTGGCGAAGCTGCGGGAGCGGCGGCTCGGGGACCGCGCTGGGGCGCTGGCGCTGATGGAGGAGGTGGTGGCGCTGGCGGAGCGAGGACTGGTGCGGCCGGGGAGCGGGGAGTACGGGATGGAGGCGCTGCGGCGGCGGCTGGAACGGCTTGGGGGATGAGGGAGGAGGGGGCCCCGCCCGAGCCCCTGCCCCGCCGAGGGAGGAGGGAGGAGGGATGAGGGAGCCCCGCACCGCCGCCCTGCCCCGCCGAGGGAGGAGGGATGAGGGAGCCCCGCACCGGCGCCCTGCCCCGCCGAGGGAGGAGGGAGGAGGGGGCCCCGCCCGAGCCCCCTGCCCCGCCGGGGGAGGAGGGAGGAGGGAGGAGGGAGGAGGGATGAGGGAGCGGGGAGCGGGGAGCGGGATAGCGTCGCTCCCGGCTCGCTGACGCGGCGGGCGGGTTATTCGAATTCGGGGGTTTTGTAGAAGGGGAAGAGGTCGGGCAGGTCCTTTGAGACGGACATGGTGAAGTTGGGTTTGCGCTTTTCGAGGAAGGCGGC from Tepidiforma thermophila encodes the following:
- a CDS encoding dihydrolipoyl dehydrogenase family protein; protein product: MAGIERQYELVVIGNGAAGDNIARTLGRQGRKVALVEKAHLGGECLNDGCVPSKALIEIAREARRHPISWTEALARVHAVQLLVRGNDPGGGFDRDGVDLYWGEARFLAPGRVAVGDDVLVAPDVVVATGTEPGLPPIPGLAEARPLTNRTIFRVAQLPRRLAVIGGGPIGLELGQALHRLGSEVTLFEALDRIAATEEPEVSLELQRIFEAEGIRVVTGAKLARAERLADGTVALETADGRFVVDDVLVAAGRKPVIPAGLAELGLARDSRGFIAIEPCGRTSVPGTWAAGDVTGKFQFTHYAAYQAHHIAKHIAEGVCEPIPDAIVPWAIFTDPEIGHAGMTEAQARERGLAVATGMLAARELDWFRTTGQVEGFAKVVVDAETGALLGAHFLCARASTLAGEACLAIQHGLTDRQVAGTIHPYPTAGELFRWACARAVSGRQRG
- a CDS encoding ribonuclease H-like domain-containing protein, whose product is MFERDAQGLRERLRAALHQPVRRDTGAFDRSVTERADLSRLGGRWFETPLGPAYVIESVYDAGHYHGEVPLRRALALPLGRLAQQVRDARLAELEPARLRFVDTETTGLGGAGTMVFLCGVARFEGTELRLRQYLLPGPEYEGGLLGGLGEELEEAGGLVSYNGKAFDIPALETRYVLARMRPRLRDLPHLDLLHPNRRLFKGAFSSHRLAVVERELLGFEREDDCPSAEVPERYRWFARTGDPTHILPVLRHNAWDVLSLVALAAYLGSSCDDPGRPLQAARAAAYAGDWLEAARRYEAAIAQGLPRAERLEALERAARAYQKAGAWEQAAACWERLLAEPRSRRVAPYVELAKLRERRLGDRAGALALMEEVVALAERGLVRPGSGEYGMEALRRRLERLGG